The following is a genomic window from Eubalaena glacialis isolate mEubGla1 chromosome 18, mEubGla1.1.hap2.+ XY, whole genome shotgun sequence.
CCGTCCCTCAGACTCTGGACCCAAACCTGCACACTCCTTGCAATCCTGGGTCTGTCTTTCAAATCTCCACCTTCCAGAGAATTCCTTAGCCGCCCCTAGCCCTGACTCTCTTTGAGACTGCACACAGGGCCCACAGGCTCTCAGCCCAAGGCCGCCCTCCTCTGGACACAGGAGAGATGGGGACAGAGTGAAGACACAGAGGCAGGCAGAGATGGGAAGAGACTGATACAGGGGTATAGGCATAGAAGTGTCAGAagggaaacagagacagaggaagaccTGCCAACACCCACCTTTTATCCCAGGAACCCTGACCTCACAAGTTTCCCCAGGTGGCAGCGCCCTTCACATCTTCAAGCCTTTGCATGTTCTTCTCCCTCTACAAGGATGCTGTCTTCCAAGAGCTTCCTCCGACCAGCTCCTCCTCACCCTTTGAGTCTTGgcgaaaatattttctctgaccaCCCTGTCCCATTCCCCTGCAGCTTCTGGTCCCCTTCTAGGAGTCCTGCCCCTCCTATTCCTTGTACCATTGCCATGAAAATCCCTATCACCCTGCACTGGGACTCTCTTTGCAAATGTCTGAGCTTCACCAGAGCAGAGATTGAGGTTCTTTGATTTTTCAACCCTGAGGGCACAGGCTGTAGACACATTAATCTGATTTAAAACCCTACTCCAACACCTCCTGTCTGTGTGACACTGAGCAGGTCGCTCCCCTTCTCTGATCTTTCATTAATTCATCTGGAAAGTAAGGAGGACAAATTCTACCTGATTGGTTTGGAAGACATCAAAGATTCCCTTTGCCTCATGGTAACGAGCATTTGTTCCCTTCCATTTTTATCTTGGATCTTTAATGTTCACCAGAGTTTACACACTTCGAGGCACTAGAATTGTCGATCAGCAGCTAATAATGGTGATTAATGTTTATCATCACATGGCACATGCCAGGTCCAATTCATGGACGTTCTCAGTGAACTCTCTCAGTCACACTAGGCTGTAggtacaaataaggaaactgacatGACAGCAAGCCAGAGGAAGTCACTGGTTCTAGGTCCTGTAACACATAACTAATCCACTGGACATTCCCACCTGTAGTGGACACTGTTGGCAGCCTGCCCAGGTCCCCTCAGATTCCTCTTACCAGTTCTGTGCACCCAACACCCGGCTTCTGTGTGCTTTATGCATTAATcatgcctttttatttctgtatttctggtgctttgacatctggggccttgctgacattggagggactgcccctcccagggctagcCAATTCCTAGAGGTAATAAAGGACTGACATGTAAGTATGCCTTTCACATGCAAAGCAACCAACCCAGAGCCCATACCCCCAACCACTTCCTTTATGGTATTCTATACTTCAGGCCACTATTCATCTGcctaatcaccccagggccaagTTCCAGGCAACTGGGGACAACCCTTACACCCCAGAGCCTGatgaaattattcaaataatAAGACAATCCTAAGCTTACCCTGCCTCATCTGTTCCTTCCCAAGGAAACCACAATAAAGACTCTTGTCCaagtttctcctcttcctctctaactcctgactgaccctggtgCCCTGCATAGCTTGGCATGCCCCCTTCCTTTGGGATCTGTGAAaataacaaactatcttttcagtGGCAATTGTCTCCCGATCTATTGGCCTCACCATACCTGAATGATAATaaacctatattttaaaacagtttgcTGCTAAGGGCTTACCCTGCAACCTTGTTCCCAGGACTGCCCTTGAGCTTGAGGTGCCTGGAGTTTATATCCTGCCCCCTTCTTGTGACCTGTGGCCCATGACTGCCTAGAGGGGTGTAGTGGCAGGTCTCCAAAGACAGCGCCCAGTGACCATGCCCCCGATATTCATACGTTTGTGTAGTCCTCTCCCATATTCAGCCTGGGCTACCTTGATTTGCATTAACCAATAAAATGTGGTGGAAGTGACATTGTGGCAGTTCCAAGCTTAGTCTTTAAGAGACTGGAAGTTTTTGCTTCCTCCCCTAGGAATGCTCACTTTGGGGAGCCCTGAGCTACCATGTGAGGGGTCCAGCTACCTGTTGGAGAAAGAAACCACATGGAGAGGGAGAGCACTGAGACTACACAGAGAATGAGAGAAGTCCAGATATCCCACAGCCCAGTAGGGTCAAGCCTACTAGCCATCCCTGCCAAGGTGCCAGATGCACCTGAGTGTGCCATCTTGGATGTTCCAGCCCAGTTGGGCCCTAAGATGACTCCAGCTTTAGTTGACATTATATGGTGCTGAAGAACTGCCTCACTGAGCCCAGTCAATCCATGGAATTGTGAACAATCACAGACAGTAATTAAGACACGAAATTTTAGGGTGGTTTGTTATTCAgcaataataaacccaaacagGGATCTCCCTTTGTCTCAAAGGCCCAGTTCCCTTTGCCTCAAGGTGGGAAAGACTCTACAACTTAATTTATCCTCCAGAGCTCCCCATGGGATCAGGCTGGTGTTGGGACTTCACCTGAAATCACATTCTAGCTAGTCTTCTTCCCCATCGCTGCCCTGTTTCATCTATTCCTTCATTGGTTTCTCCTGGGAGCATTTCTTTCCTAAATCATGGATACACAGATCTTGTCTCAGACTCTGCTTCCGAGGGAATCTGACCTCAGATATGACACATCTGATTTTTCTCATCTCCAATCAGAAGCCAAGGGTCTGGCAGACTATTCTCTCTCCCTACTCTTCCCTGTCCCTCTCCTGCATCCAAAAAGCATAGACCACCTTCCAGACTCCCCAGCAACAGGCATCCATCTCGTCAGTGGGATGGGGGGATGAAAGTGGGAACAAAAACATCCATGAGGTCTCTGAGGGAAGCAGCAAGCAGCTTGTTTTGCCCTGGTCAGCAGCAAATGAAACCTCTTTGCCCCCAACCACACAACCATGGAGGGGATCATATGGAGGTCAGGCAGAAGTCAGGAGGTGGGCATGTCAGCAGCAGTGCAGGGGCCAGGTGGGGATGAGAGTTGTCTCTGATTTTGTGTCTGTGGTGGGAGGGACTCTGCTGGTTGTTCCAACCCCTCCCTCAGGGAGTCTATCTCTGTGGCCTCTCCATCCCCCCCAGTTCACAGTCCCTGGAAACCCCAAAATCCATCACCATGGATCCTCCAGCAGGTCCCACAGCCTGGTGCCACTGGAATCAGATAAGTCAGCAGAGAaaatgctgggggctggggggccaCAGCCCAGTGGGGGACCCCCACTCAGAGCCTCCAGCCAATCCAAGGAGTCGGTGGGGCCCCTGGGAGAGGGGGACGGGGAGTTCGtgggggatgggagagaggaagagaagacagaTGAGAGGCCTTCAGAGTCCGGGGAGGGGGACAGCAAGTCGAAGGAGCCGGGGAAGTCCAGGGGGATGGGGGGCAGCATGTCTGTAGGGGAAGGAATGAAGTGTGAGCTTAGGAAGGCAGGGATCCGGACGCCAGCTCCCTATTCGTCCTTTCCAGGAGTCTAGGTCCCCAGCCCACTCCTCCCTAGGACTCAGGAGTCCAGACACCAACCTATTCCTCCCGCGAACCCAGAAGCCCAGAACCTCGGCCCCCTTTTCCCCCAAATCTAGGAGTTCGGCTCTTACCCTCAGGCTCCACCTGATCCTCCAGGATGTCACTGATGCCCCGGTTCGGAAGCAACTGCGGACGGGCAGAACTGGCGTGAACCTGGGACTCCAGCCTGATCCTGACTGAGACCCTAGGCCCGCTCCCTCTCACCTGCGCTCTGCGGATCGCTTCCTGCAGCTCCTCCTCCAGTGTCAGGGCTGTCGAGGCTGGTGCTGAGGAAGGGATCGGCACTGGAGCTGGAGCCTGAGCCGTCGATGCAGCCGGAGCCGGAGCAGGAGCCAGAGCCGTCACAAGGGTTTCCGCGGCACGTGGAAGGGGCAGCGAGTGAGATGTTGGACTCGGCTTGAACTAGAACGGCGAAGAGGGCGAGTTCCTATAAGCCGTGCCCACTGGGAGCAACCCCATCCACTCGCTACCTGTGGCTCCACCTCCTGGTCCCGGCCGGGGCCTTCACTCATCCATCCCTCCCTTCGGCCTCGCCCCCTATTCTTTCATTGGCTTCCCTTCCCTTAAGATCCTCCCCCTTTGCTCTTAACCGCGCCCCACACACTTTATTGGCTATTCTTTTCTCGACTTCCCGCCCCGTCCCGCTTTGTCTTCTCCTCATTGGTCCACGCGCGTAGTCCCGCTCTCACCGAGGCCGGCCTCCCAGCGGCTCCCAAAGCCTTGCGCCTGAAGCGAGGCCAGGGAGCGCCCGCCGGACAGTCCTCGCGCCGCGGCTTCGGCCGCTCGCGGGGCGGGGCGCCGCCGCGCATGCGCTCCAGGAGCATCGACTTGGTCCCAGACACCGGGAGGCCCCGCAGGCGCAGCTGCTGCCGGAGCTCTGAGACCTAGGGAGCGAGGCGGAGAGAGGCCGTGCTAGGCGGGATCCGGGGCGCaggttggggggggcggggggtcggaGCTGGACATTTGGAAACCGAGAGAGGAGGGACTGGGGACCCTAGGTCCTGGATCTCCAATGGAGCAGAGGCTGCAGGGTTAGACTTCTGGGTCCCCACTGAGCGAGAGGGCCAGCCTGGGAAGCTGCTCCCCAAACTCACCGTCAGCTCCTCCAGTTTGAGAGTCTGAAGTTCCAACTTGTGTGGAGAGGGCGAGGGGCTGGGGACTCCTGGTGGGGAGCGAGTGAGGGCACTGGGCTTCATCCTGGCGAGAGTTGTGAGGGGAAAACAGGTTAGAAGGCGCAGAGAGAAAAGGCATTCTGGTCCTCAAAGACAGGGGCTCATGAAGATGCAGGAAAGCAAGGGACCTGAGTTCTGAAGCTCCGAGAGAACAAACAGGAGGCTAGTTCCGGTGCCTGAGACAAGAGgaactggggcaggggtgggggtggggaggaggtggctCAGACTCTCGGATATGAGGTCGGGATTTCTGGGAACTGAAGGAAGAGGGGCCGGGGATTTGGACTCTTGagtcctgggggaggagggatcgGGGGGCCTGAACTTCCCAGAGAACAAAAACAGGGGTCACACCTAGGAGGTGGCTGCTGTGAGTTTGTCCATTCCCATGGAGGTGGTCCAGGGGGACCCAAGGCCGACCCTTCAGCCTGGGGGTCTGCCCTGGACCCTTGTCTCGGCTCTGGGGGCATGTACTGGTGGTATGTCAAGTGCTCCTTGGGCTTGGGCTCCCTCCAATGTTGGGAGATCTTGGGAGACTCCTGAAAAAGCAGGTATGATGTCAAACGCTTCTGCTCCTTTCCCACTTTCCTTCCCCAGAGCCCCATGAAAAGTACGGGGTCGGCTTGTCCCCATCAGAGAGGAGCAAAATGGGCAGCAGTAAGGAGGACCAAGGCTAGACTCTCAGGGGGACTTTCCCTTCACTCTGGTCGAGACTCACCTTCTTCAGGGACCGCCAAGGGTAGTGTTTTGGCTCAGGGAGAAGGACCCCAGGGCTGAAGAGGAAAGGCGCTGGGCTCGAGGGTGAGGCTGGGGCCGGAGCCAGAGCCGGGTCTGCGGCTGAGATCCATGGATCTGGATCCGAGAATGGAGAGGCAGCAAAGGACCCTGAGAGGCCTGCAGGCAGCACGCCAGGCAGGGAGAAACAAGGCTGCATGGGAAGGAGGACCCTGGAGGCCCCAGCCCCCGGGTGCAAGAGGACAGACCCAGGGAGTGAAACCCAAGTGTTGGAAGGTGGTTGCCTGGACTCCTGGATCGAAGGGCAGAAGTGCTAGGGACCCAGACCTTTACATTCTCAAGAAAGGCAGGAATCTCATCCTCAGTCACCAAGGGGTGTGGTAGCTGAGGATCACAGATTTCTGGGGTTTTGCTGGGACAGGGGTGGGACCAGCACTCCTGGTtcttggggagagagagaagctgaAAGCCACATCCTGAGATTTGTATGTGTGCCAAGTGTCGGGTGTGGGATGCCTgtcttctccaaagaaacaggaTCTGGATTCATGCATTTCATTGGAGTGGGAAAAGCCCAAGAGCAGGAAGAAAAGCTCCTAGGGGTGGGGCAGCCAGGGATCTGTACTCCTGGGTCCTGGGGAAGGGCAGGATGGGATTGCAATGTACCCTGGGGCATAGGGACTGAGGCTCGGGAACCGAAGCAAGATGTGTGGCAGCTGCACTCCAGGGTGCCCCAAGGGAGTGGGGCcgccatcccctccctttcagggCCCACACTTACTCGTGTCCTGATAGCGTCTGTGGATCCGAAGCTGGAGGActgtggagggaggtgggaggagaaaggCGGGAAGGGAGTGTCCAAGAGCCTGGCCTGGCAGGCGAGTGTGAGCTGCAGTTGTTGGCGGGACACGTGTGCCCAGCCCCCTTACACACCCCGTGCAGGCGGGTGGGCGGGCAGCCTGCTCCCTTCCCGGGCCTCCTGCTTGTTCCCTGCCAGCACAGCGCTGAAGGCCAGAGCCGTTCTGGGGCCAGGAGCCAGCCAGTGGTGCAGGCAGGAGGCCGCCCTGCCCCCAACTCCTCCACCTGCCCCCTTCGTCAGCCGATGCCCACCCCATCCTCCACCCAATCACCATCGTAGCGTTTGTACCTCGCCCCCTTTTATCCCGGCACCCCGTTTTGCACACGCCGACTCCCTTCTGCACTACCTCTGGGCCTCCCCTCAGTCACCTCCTTTGCACACCCACCTTCAAACACGCATTTCCCTGGGCTCTATTTTTGCATCTACAGCACTTTTGTGCACTGGTACCCTTTGCCACTCTTCATCCTAGGCTCACTGTCTCGGCACACACCCAGCCACGTTAACGCATTCAGAATTTGGCCCCCAGTTGTGGAGCAAGGATCTCTCTTTGCACATTTCTTTGTACACGTGCACTCTTTTGCACACTCCTTGCTCTTTGGTTACTGGTGTCTTCGCACCCACCCAACCACAGAAGCAGACTCATTTGCACACTCAAGTACGCTCTGTCTACTCAGGACTTGACCTCCAGGTGTACCCACTTGCACACTTTTCACCTGCGCTGGGACCTGAAATGCAACCTTTGACGCTTTCAAGGCTTGCGAGCTCATTGTCCCGTTGCCCACAGTTCCACACTGGGCGCTCCTCCGATTTGCACAGGTGTCAATTTAAGCCCCTGTTCCTTTGCAGTACCTGGTCCTCTGCACACCCACCCCTAGCCGCCCATTCCCCACTATTCACGTGAGCATTGCACCAGCCATTTGCACACTCACTGTCAACCACAACTCCACCCCTTTGCTGGGGCCTCCTTTACATAAATAATCTCTTGCACAGAAAACACATGCCTTTGGCATGTGTCACCACCCCCCCTCCCATGTCACCCCGCCGTGCAGACTCCCAGACTTGGAGTATATTCCCAGGACTGGGAGGATCCCTTCCCTACGTGCACAGAGAGAAGACTCTCACCAGATCGGAACTTGGAGCGAATGATTTGGGAGCGCTGGGAGGAAGCCGCC
Proteins encoded in this region:
- the MAMSTR gene encoding MEF2-activating motif and SAP domain-containing transcriptional regulator, which gives rise to MTLAASSQRSQIIRSKFRSVLQLRIHRRYQDTSLSGSFAASPFSDPDPWISAADPALAPAPASPSSPAPFLFSPGVLLPEPKHYPWRSLKKESPKISQHWREPKPKEHLTYHQYMPPEPRQGSRADPQAEGSALGPPGPPPWEWTNSQQPPPRMKPSALTRSPPGVPSPSPSPHKLELQTLKLEELTVSELRQQLRLRGLPVSGTKSMLLERMRGGAPPRERPKPRREDCPAGAPWPRFRRKALGAAGRPASFKPSPTSHSLPLPRAAETLVTALAPAPAPAASTAQAPAPVPIPSSAPASTALTLEEELQEAIRRAQLLPNRGISDILEDQVEPEDMLPPIPLDFPGSFDLLSPSPDSEGLSSVFSSSLPSPTNSPSPSPRGPTDSLDWLEALSGGPPLGCGPPAPSIFSADLSDSSGTRLWDLLEDPW